The genome window AACTGAGTTTATCATCAGAAGGGCGGCGGAGTGTAACCTTGTTAACGTGTACCCCATCGCTGCTATCAGTAGGGGGTCTAAAGGGGTCACCATGACAGAGTTCTGGGATTTAAAGAATGCCGGCGCTGTGGCCTTCTCAGATGACGGGAAACCAGTCACAAACAGCGCCCTGATGAGGAGGGCGCTTGAGTATGCCTCCTCTCTTGACATGCCGATCATCTCCCACTGCGAGGATGTCAGCCTGTCGGCAGGGGGGACGATAAACGAAGGGTTAGTATCCACCGAGTTGGGGCTTGCCGGCATCCCTGACGTGGCGGAAGATGTGATGGTTGCCAGGGATATTATCATTTCCGAATTTACCGGAACGGTCCTCCATATTGCCCATGTCAGTACCGCAGGAGCGGTTCGTCTGATCAGGGATGCCAGAGAAAGGGGAGTGAAGGTAACAGCGGAAACGGCTCCCCACTACTTTTCTCTTACCGATGAGGCGGTGAAAGAATTTGATACCAATGCAAAGGTCTACCCGCCCCTGAGGAGTATGGAAGACATCATAGCAATAAAAGAGGGGCTCAGGGACGGCACTATAGCCGCAATTGCATCTGACCATGCTCCACATGCCATTACCGACAAGGAAGTGGAGTTCGAATATGCTGCAAGCGGCATCGCCGGGTTGGAAACCGCCCTCGCCCTTAGCCTGAAATTAGTGACTGACGGCATCCTCACCCTGAACCAGTTAATTGAAAAGATGAGCGCCAATCCGGCAAGGATACTCCATATACCGAAGGGGACACTGCAGGTAGGCGCCGATGCCGACATCACCGTTATTGACCTGGAAAAGGTATGGACGGTTGATCCCCATGGGTTGCGTTCCAAGGGTAAGAATTCTCCTTTCCTCGGCTGGACGGTGAAGGGAAAGGCGATACTGACCATCGTGGGAGGGGGGATAAAACATCGGGAGACTTAAGGTGCGCTGTTGATATGAATACAAGGAACACCTTTAAGACGCCGGCGATTGTCCTCCGCTGTCTGGACTATGGAGAATCCGACCGGATTGTAACCTTCTATACCAGCGATTTCGGCAAACTCAAGGGAATCGCCAAGGGGGCGAGGCGAAGTCGCAGGAGATTCGCCAACAATGCCCTGGAACCGTTTGCCTGTTCCCATACCCTCTTTTCGAGAAAAGGCCGTGATAACCTGGCCCTCATCGAAGACTGCGATATCATCAACTCCTATCCCGATATCAGGGATGACCTGGAGAAAATGCTTCTCGCTTCCTATCTGGTTGATCTGGTTGACCAGTTCACCAGGGGAGGGAAAGAAAACGGTAATTTATTCAGACTATTGCAGGACTTCCTGACCATTATTGATGCCGGGGACACCTCGGAGTGGTTGGTCCGGTTTTTTGAGATA of Syntrophales bacterium contains these proteins:
- the recO gene encoding DNA repair protein RecO, with amino-acid sequence MNTRNTFKTPAIVLRCLDYGESDRIVTFYTSDFGKLKGIAKGARRSRRRFANNALEPFACSHTLFSRKGRDNLALIEDCDIINSYPDIRDDLEKMLLASYLVDLVDQFTRGGKENGNLFRLLQDFLTIIDAGDTSEWLVRFFEIRLLKLSGYEPVLDRCLTCKKPVSDVYTYRFNVKEGGLRCNTCCPSGFGSLPVSFGAIKMLLMGEEAWSEPGQINRLLLSGQSAEESRVLLVSFIQYLLGKELKSLRALGEIRSMGI
- a CDS encoding dihydroorotase translates to MDRLLLRGGRIIDPSQNIDGEMDLLIEGGKIAAIGKDIYRSGVDSPKTSVADFKILDLLGMVVAPGLIDMHTHLREPGFEYRETIRTGSEAASHGGFTSVACMPNTRPVNDNRSVTEFIIRRAAECNLVNVYPIAAISRGSKGVTMTEFWDLKNAGAVAFSDDGKPVTNSALMRRALEYASSLDMPIISHCEDVSLSAGGTINEGLVSTELGLAGIPDVAEDVMVARDIIISEFTGTVLHIAHVSTAGAVRLIRDARERGVKVTAETAPHYFSLTDEAVKEFDTNAKVYPPLRSMEDIIAIKEGLRDGTIAAIASDHAPHAITDKEVEFEYAASGIAGLETALALSLKLVTDGILTLNQLIEKMSANPARILHIPKGTLQVGADADITVIDLEKVWTVDPHGLRSKGKNSPFLGWTVKGKAILTIVGGGIKHRET